From a region of the Pectobacterium aquaticum genome:
- the nfo gene encoding deoxyribonuclease IV, whose translation MKYIGAHVSASGGVDQAVIRAHEIQATAFALFTKNQRQWQAAPLSAELIDRFKTACEQYAYTPAQILPHDSYLINLGHPDAEALEKSRIAFIDEMSRCQQLGLSLLNFHPGSHLKQIEEADCLARIAESINIALAETDGVTAVIENTAGQGSNLGFRFEHLAAIIDGVEDKSRVGVCIDTCHAFAGGYDLRTEADCEATFSEFDRIVGFRYLRGMHLNDAKSAFGSRVDRHHSLGEGNIGKTAFSYIMKDARFDGIPMILETINPDIWADEIAWLKSEAQR comes from the coding sequence ATGAAATACATCGGGGCGCACGTTAGCGCATCTGGCGGGGTCGATCAGGCCGTGATTCGCGCACATGAGATACAGGCGACGGCTTTCGCTTTATTTACCAAGAATCAGCGCCAATGGCAGGCCGCGCCGCTCAGTGCCGAGCTTATCGACCGTTTTAAAACCGCCTGTGAGCAGTACGCCTATACGCCAGCACAGATTCTGCCCCACGATAGCTATCTGATTAATCTGGGTCACCCGGACGCCGAGGCGCTGGAGAAGTCACGCATCGCGTTTATTGATGAAATGTCGCGCTGCCAGCAGCTTGGGCTAAGCCTGCTGAATTTTCACCCCGGCAGCCATCTAAAACAGATCGAGGAAGCGGACTGTCTGGCACGTATCGCCGAGTCTATCAACATCGCGCTGGCGGAAACGGATGGCGTCACCGCCGTGATTGAGAATACCGCCGGGCAAGGCAGTAATTTGGGTTTCCGCTTTGAGCACCTGGCGGCCATCATCGATGGTGTTGAGGATAAAAGCCGCGTCGGCGTCTGTATCGATACCTGCCACGCCTTCGCCGGTGGCTACGACCTTCGGACAGAAGCCGATTGCGAAGCCACCTTCTCTGAATTCGATCGTATTGTTGGTTTTCGCTATCTGCGCGGAATGCATTTGAATGATGCCAAAAGCGCGTTCGGCAGCCGTGTTGACCGACACCATAGCCTGGGGGAAGGCAATATCGGCAAAACCGCTTTCAGCTATATCATGAAAGATGCCCGCTTTGATGGTATCCCGATGATTCTGGAAACGATCAATCCCGATATCTGGGCCGACGAAATCGCTTGGCTCAAATCTGAAGCCCAGCGTTAA